From a region of the Mycobacterium sp. SMC-8 genome:
- a CDS encoding transposase domain-containing protein: MSDRLALCALVGAVPPTMVDDAVLAAGVAAERVRTLPPWVTTYHVLGSAMSPRATYDDVTDLVWTTLPAATGRGLSRQRPTRGAITRARSRLGADPLAALLSRMAPAAPEVEPISTVYLHRFQAVGVPGLWWITCPDTGALRGCDARDDSLDTAVRLLRSAGVSHVTVDLPVGVGASLQQQLGADVRIETGRSTAAHGAWWLGLRARTSAGWRQEALARACVIAAWERASRIAQSMS, from the coding sequence ATGTCCGACCGCTTGGCGCTGTGCGCGCTGGTCGGCGCGGTGCCTCCCACGATGGTCGACGACGCGGTGCTGGCCGCAGGCGTGGCGGCCGAGCGGGTGCGGACCCTGCCGCCCTGGGTGACGACCTACCACGTGCTCGGCTCGGCGATGAGTCCGCGCGCGACCTACGACGACGTCACCGACCTGGTGTGGACGACGCTGCCGGCGGCCACCGGACGCGGCCTCTCGCGGCAGCGCCCGACCCGCGGCGCGATCACCAGGGCCCGGTCGCGCTTGGGTGCCGATCCGCTCGCGGCGCTGCTGTCCCGGATGGCGCCAGCGGCTCCCGAAGTGGAGCCGATTTCGACTGTCTACCTGCATAGATTCCAGGCCGTGGGGGTACCGGGCCTGTGGTGGATCACGTGTCCTGACACTGGCGCGTTGCGAGGCTGCGACGCGCGGGACGACAGTCTGGACACCGCAGTGAGGTTGTTGCGCAGCGCCGGCGTGTCCCACGTGACCGTCGATCTGCCCGTCGGGGTGGGCGCGAGTCTGCAGCAGCAGCTCGGCGCTGACGTCCGGATCGAGACGGGACGCTCAACCGCGGCCCACGGGGCGTGGTGGCTGGGGTTGCGAGCCCGGACCAGCGCGGGTTGGCGCCAGGAGGCGCTGGCGCGCGCCTGCGTGATCGCAGCGTGGGAGCGGGCGTCGAGGATCGCGCAGTCGATGTCCTGA